Proteins encoded in a region of the Natator depressus isolate rNatDep1 chromosome 25, rNatDep2.hap1, whole genome shotgun sequence genome:
- the ACTL9 gene encoding actin-like protein 9 — translation MSSDSPRTVSSRLSSPDPMTPRTMNEGRVTSRSMNPQSGSLRTKSPSLRSGAHSPDQYLKAKGTAEESRFTRERSSSPVKDRPAVKKTGAVVIETGTGSCKAGFAGQQKPISIVGTLVGHLSERSIKSGRTGPDTFIGERARVQPNVEIIEPVRNGIIIDWEAAEVLWRHMLYHDLKVPPEEHALLMSDPPLSPTTNREKMVEVVFESLNSPGMYIAYHSVLSVYAHGKISGLVVDAGYAVTHSVPVLEGYNLPHAAERMDIAGSDLTSFLLQLLKDTGHAFNERMMHIVEDIKHKFCYVAADFESECNLPKEEYMVDFQLPDGQIISLGKERFQCPERLFNPPNLPGVSLVGIHGMAQRSLKKVPKEARRDMYQNVLLCGGSSLFEGLEKRFSSELLQKVPANTKLRVSSIPLRNYASWTGGSILASLKNFQSCWIRKEQYKEHGPYIVHRKCY, via the coding sequence ATGTCTTCAGACAGTCCAAGGACAGTTAGCTCAAGACTATCCAGTCCAGACCCCATGACTCCAAGAACGATGAATGAGGGAAGGGTGACTTCAAGGTCAATGAATCCACAATCAGGCAGTCTACGGACAAAGAGCCCCTCTCTAAGATCTGGAGCCCATTCTCCAGATCAGTACCTCAAGGCTAAAGGAACAGCAGAAGAAAGCAGGTTCACTAGAGAGAGGTCTAGCTCCCCTGTGAAAGACCGccctgctgtgaagaagacaggAGCCGTTGTGATAGAAACGGGTACTGGGAGCTGTAAAGCAGGATTTGCTGGGCAGCAGAAACCCATATCCATTGTTGGTACTTTGGTCGGCCATCTTTCAGAGAGGTCAATAAAGTCGGGAAGGACTGGACCAGACACTTTTATTGGAGAGAGAGCCCGAGTGCAACCCAATGTGGAGATCATTGAGCCTGTGAGGAATGGCATCATCATTGATTGGGAGGCAGCAGAAGTCCTCTGGAGACACATGCTCTATCATGACCTTAAGGTTCCTCCAGAAGAGCATGCTCTATtgatgtcagatccacccctcAGCCCTACCACCAACAGAGAGAAGATGGTGGAAGTGGTGTTTGAATCTCTGAACTCTCCTGGCATGTACATTGCCTATCACTCTGTCTTGTCAGTATATGCCCATGGGAAAATCAGTGGCTTGGTGGTAGATGCAGGTTATGCAGTGACCCACAGTGTGCCGGTCCTTGAAGGTTACAACTTGCCACATGCCGCTGAGAGAATGGATATTGCTGGATCTGACTTGACTTCCTTTCTGCTACAGCTTCTCAAGGACACTGGGCATGCGTTTAATGAGAGGATGATGCATATTGTGGAAGACATCAAGCATAAGTTCTGCTACGTCGCTGCTGACTTTGAAAGTGAGTGCAATCTTCCCAAGGAGGAATACATGGTAGATTTCCAGCTGCCGGATGGCCAGATCATCAGCCTAGGGAAAGAGCGATTCCAGTGCCCAGAGAGATTATTCAACCCCCCAAACTTGCCCGGTGTTTCCCTTGTAGGCATCCACGGCATGGCCCAGAGAAGCTTAAAGAAAGTCCCTAAAGAAGCCAGGAGAGACATGTACCAAAATGTACTTCTCTGTGGAGGTTCCTCTCTCTTTGAGGGGCTGGAGAAGAGGTTTTCCAGTGAGCTCCTTCAGAAAGTGCCAGCTAACACCAAGCTGAGAGTTTCCTCCATCCCGCTGAGGAACTATGCTTCTTGGACAGGAGGCTCCATCCTGGCTTCCTTGAAGAACTTCCAGTCATGTTGGATTCGAAAGGAGCAATACAAAGAGCATGGGCCGTACATTGTCCATCGGAAGTGCTACTGA